One window of Syngnathus acus chromosome 16, fSynAcu1.2, whole genome shotgun sequence genomic DNA carries:
- the LOC119136055 gene encoding serine-rich adhesin for platelets-like isoform X2, giving the protein MLFTLGLLLLLTPFASLQTSTNQKRNSAGNALTKTNVAFTVPKQKNSSPAKLTGRPTLNPNINQTVLPTPLPNQKPPVINATVNTRGKPRPTVNSTTVTPSVKTSTASGTVTKKDKLTVSVNQTSLAKSTRGNEVKVIKDNPGRTETFNDQSGSTRSASVNGTKTTQDKLQLNVNQTAFEKSHSDSNGKIAKVKPGPTVVQNAQSISTKSASGTKTTRNKFSASVNQTVVKSPSTGEMKNTKERPAPTVQSPLSTSAKASTTSGSAAVKEKTMVHDNQTVSVKDLKKVPTVTAAKVAATSAPASVKPRITSTADPAVVVKSPSTSDVKNSKLTDQTSADQATVNKAPSDTKVKTAPSQPIKVVIANDCESSNTKEHEMSLKPGTPVVMTHKISLIPTGCTGSCESEMAELKGRLARLEREMSSMKNKCPCSANCPNDCSDNGECQKGKCICKEGFMGPDCSTCARGADCNKREAKGTIKVKLDTEVQKENKERTTMKENIEDRTKMVAQVQLEKKDQKKGTNAKETDTKSKLATTAKLGLANAQINVDASEKRITIKGSTKATVPTVGQILLKHDGRKQEESQKGKTMTSGTKKTEFKIIKEGTVVKSYSKSDQLKDEPHSNITQSGVTNLNGTAKLGKILTRIVATNKTLAGKETKEQFTVTGKNSTQSSGSKQIKNVKLHSVDENTEKQTGTTKVSTVEDIIMDPTKTKQGRYSVTDGKTGHTSTSVVSGDDRKSDASKKTLHSVDGKTGQGRHITTEHSADASKTGRGRDTIKLHPVVAKTDQGRPATTTQVVDNRNIDASKTGKLKIIKTLHSIDGKTEQGRATTTAVRKTEQGRHTVHYVDDRKTDASKTENERDTGAERSGQGSRAHSTDNKNTDAIKTGQGRSTNTVVSVDAKTGKGKDTSTVHTSIDTTDASKIGKGSVTVKSQYIVDASIVATSENKARVSQSQTTTHGGSMTSATKTGGLGSVKVVNISSHSFIISWSAPQGMFKNFTVIRREPQAEGDEEDFQEFEEEAFGGENVQAAKNKMEVQVHKESTSSSSKVIASRSKTETKRIMLAVPGNVRSVEFSNLRTNTRYFLYVYGTAVDRKSKIHKIIATTGPEPATDMVFSNITETSLMVSWSKPKTTITGYTITYTHIVTGETHSVNLDSRQTHVVLSKLSAGSSYIITVTTTQGRVQSDALVSIITTVPAPPTHLRAINVTDTRAVLQWTPSLGKVDRFIISYESSKTPNVTVTVMVSGNSVEHQLRGLQRGTVYTIKVLSQKDSLQSAAITTSFTTANVVKASEVGARSALIVWRSSTVVYHSYRLIYQVVGEEAMELILEPTITEYKLTGLLPMSRYNILVEGERDGHYTSIVTTEFITGKLRFPYPTECSQELLNGALQSGEVDIYPQGKDGQVLRVYCDMETDGGGWTVFQRRMSGKTDFYRTWSEYRTGFGNLSEEFWLGNEILHNLTSIGPVSLRVDLRSGNETAYSHYANFSIDSEENYFALTASGYTGTAGDSMKYHNDRPFSTRDKDPDSLGIHCSRAYMGGWWYKNCYKTNLNGLYGINTNNQGVVWIDWKGKDSSIPFTEMKFRPSRFSPATHG; this is encoded by the exons ATGTTGTTTACGCTTGGActtctcctccttctcacACCATTTGCTTCACTTCAAACTAGCACCAATCAGAAGAGAAACTCTGCAGGAAATGCCTTGACTAAAACCAATGTTGCTTTCACcgttccaaaacaaaaaaacagcagtcCCGCTAAACTGACCGGTCGTCCCACCCTAAATCCAAACATCAATCAAACAGTTTTACCGACCCCTCTCCCCAACCAAAAACCTCCAGTGATAAACGCTACAGTAAACACCAGAGGTAAACCCAGACCAACCGTAAACTCGACCACTGTGACCCCATCAGTGAAGACATCCACAGCGAGTGGAACTGTAACCAAGAAAGACAAGCTCACAGTGTCAGTTAATCAGACAAGTTTAGCTAAATCCACAAGAGGCAATGAAGTGAAGGTTATAAAGGACAATCCTGGACGTACTGAAACCTTCAATGATCAGTCAGGATCCACAAGGTCAGCATCAGTCAACGGTACGAAAACCACTCAAGACAAACTCCAACTTAATGTCAATCAGACTGCTTTTGAAAAATCTCATTCAGACAGCAATGGGAAGATTGCCAAAGTCAAGCCAGGCCCCACCGTAGTTCAAAATGCTCAGTCAATATCCACAAAGTCAGCCAGCGGGACTAAAACCACCAGAAACAAGTTCTCAGCCTCTGTCAATCAGACTGTTGTGAAATCTCCCTCCACCGGAGAAATGAAGAACACTAAAGAAAGGCCTGCCCCCACAGTCCAAAGTCCTCTCTCAACTTCAGCAAAGGCCTCTACAACCAGCGGTTCTGCagctgtcaaagagaagaccatgGTCCATGATAATCAGACTGTAAGTGTCAAAGATTTGAAGAAGGTTCCAACTGTCACGGCTGCAAAGGTCGCTGCAACCAGTGCCCCAGCAAGTGTAAAACCTCGGATCACATCCACTGCTGATCCTGCAGTTGTGGTCAAATCTCCTTCTACCAGTGATGTGAAGAATTCCAAACTCACAGATCAAACCTCTGCGGACCAGGCAACTGTAAACAAGGCTCCCAGCGATACCAAAGTAAAGACTGCCCCTTCACAGCCAATCAAGGTGGTTATTGCTAATGACTGTGAATCAAGCAACACCAAAGAGCATGAAATGAGCCTAAAACCTGGTACTCCAGTGGTCATGACACATAAGATCAGTTTGATCCCCACTGGCTGTACTGGCAGTTGTGAGTCCGAGATGGCTGAGTTGAAAGGACGCTTGGCCAGGTTGGAGAGAGAGATGTCTTCGATGAAGAACAAAT GTCCATGTTCTGCAAATTGTCCAAATGATTGTAGTGACAATGGAGAATGTCAGAAAGGAAAATGCATCTGCAAGGAAGGATTCATGGGCCCAGACTGCAGTACCTGTGCACGAGGAGCCGACTGTAATAAAA GAGAAGCCAAAGGGACGATCAAGGTAAAATTGGACACAGAGGTCCAGAAAGAGaataaagaaagaaccactatGAAGGAAAATATAGAGGACAGAACAAAAATGGTAGCGCAGGTGCAACTGGAAAAGAAGGACCAGAAGAAGGGGACTAATGCCAAGGAGACTGACACGAAATCAAAGTTAGCCACTACTGCAAAATTAGGTCTTGCAAATGCACAAATAAATGTGGATGCTTCTGAGAAGAGAATTACGATAAAAGGTTCCACAAAGGCCACTGTCCCTACTGTTGGCCAGATTTTGCTGAAGCATGATGGCAGAAAGCAAGAGGAGTCCCAAAAAGGCAAAACTATGACATCAGGTACAAAAAAGACAGAGTTTAAAATTATCAAAGAAGGAACCGTGGttaaatcatattcaaaatcaGATCAACTCAAAGATGAACCTCACTCCAACATAACCCAGAGTGGTGTCACTAATTTAAACGGAACGGCGAAATTAGGAAAAATTCTTACCAGGATTGTGGCAACAAACAAAACCTTGGCTGGAAAGGAGACCAAGGAGCAGTTCACAGTCACTGGAAAGAATTCAACTCAATCATCAGGGTCAAAGcagattaaaaatgtaaaattgcaCTCTGTTGATGAAAACACTGAAAAACAGACCGGTACTACAAAAGTGTCTACTGTTGAAGACATAATCATGGATCCTaccaaaaccaaacaaggGAGATATTCAGTAACGGATGGTAAAACCGGACATACGTCCACATCTGTGGTCTCTGGTGATGACAGAAAATCAGATGCGAGCAAGAAAACTTTGCATTCTGTTGATGGCAAAACCGGACAAGGCAGACATATTACAACCGAGCACTCTGCCGATGCTAGCAAGACTGGAAGAGGGAGGGATACCATCAAATTGCATCCTGTTGTTGCCAAGACTGATCAAGGCAGACCTGCTACGACTACCCAGGTGGTGGACAACAGAAACATAGATGCTAGTAAGACTGGGAAATTGAAAATCATTAAAACTTTGCACTCTATTGATGGCAAGACTGAACAAGGCAGAGCAACTACAACTGCCGTTCGTAAGACTGAACAAGGCAGACATACTGTGCATTACGTTGATGACAGGAAGACAGATGCTAGCAAGACTGAAAATGAGAGAGATACTGGAGCAGAGCGTT CTGGACAAGGCAGTCGTGCGCACTCTactgacaacaaaaacacagatgCTATCAAAACTGGGCAAGGTAGGAGTACCAATACAGTGGTCTCTGTAGATGCCAAAACTGGAAAAGGAAAAGATACTTCAACTGTACATACTTCTATCGATACCACAGATGCAAGCAAGATAGGAAAAGGGAGTGTCACAGTGAAGAGTCAATACATCGTGGATGCCTCGATTGTAGCTACTTCAGAGAACAAAGCTCGAGTTTCCCAGAGCCAAACAACTACCCATGGCGGCTCTATGACGAGTGCCACAAAAACAGGAGGGTTGGGTTCTGTGAAGGTTGTAAACATCTCTTCCCATAGCTTCATCATCTCATGGTCAGCACCACAAGGAATGTTCAAGAACTTCACAGTGATTAGAAGAGAACCACAAGCAGAAGGCGATGAGGAGGACTTTCAAGAGTTTGAAGAGGAAGCTTTTGGGGGAGAGAATGTTCAggcagcaaaaaacaaaatggaggtcCAGGTACACAAGGAGAGCACTTCCTCTTCAAGTAAAGTTATAGCATCAAGAAGTAAAACAGAAACCAAGAGGATCATGCTGGCGGTGCCTGGCAATGTGCGATCTGTGGAGTTTAGTAACCTTCGCACAAACACGCGCTATTTCCTATACGTATATGGAACTGCAGTGGACAGAAAATCCAAGATTCACAAAATTATTGCAACTACAG GTCCTGAGCCAGCCACAGATATGGTTTTTAGCAACATAACAGAGACATCATTGATGGTCTCATGGTCCAAACCCAAGACGACAATAACGGGCTACACAATCACGTACACCCACATTGTCACAG gtGAGACCCATTCAGTAAATCTGGACTCCCGACAGACTCATGTGGTTCTTTCCAAGTTGTCTGCTGGATCTTCCTATATAATCACTGTCACCACAACACAAGGCAGAGTCCAGAGTGATGCTCTTGTGTCCATTATCACaacag TTCCCGCACCACCAACCCACCTCCGGGCTATCAATGTGACAGACACCAGAGCAGTGCTGCAATGGACTCCCAGTTTGGGCAAGGTAGACCGTTTCATCATCAGCTACGAATCCTCCAAGA CTCCTAATGTAACCGTGACGGTGATGGTGTCAGGAAACTCAGTGGAGCACCAGCTGAGAGGCCTGCAGAGAGGCACCGTGTACACCATCAAAGTCCTGAGCCAGAAGGACAGTCTTCAGAGTGCAGCCATTACAACTAGTTTCACAACTGCAAATG TGGTCAAAGCCAGCGAAGTGGGTGCACGTTCTGCTTTGATTGTTTGGAGAAGTTCTACTGTGGTTTATCACAGCTACAGACTGATCTACCAAGTGGTTGGAGAGGAGGCAATG GAGTTAATTCTGGAGCCCACCATCACGGAGTATAAACTGACAGGGCTATTACCGATGTCACGCTATAACATTCTGGTAGAAGGCGAGAGAGATGGACATTACACGTCAATTGTTACCACGGAATTCATCACAG GGAAGCTGCGTTTCCCCTACCCGACTGAGTGCTCTCAAGAGCTGCTGAATGGAGCTCTTCAGTCTGGAGAGGTAGACATCTACCCCCAGGGGAAAGATGGCCAGGTCCTGAGAGTCTACTGCGACATGGAGACTGATGGAGGCGGTTGGACG gtgTTCCAAAGAAGAATGAGTGGAAAAACTGATTTCTACAGGACCTGGAGTGAATACAGAACCGGTTTTGGAAACCTTAGTGAAGAGTTCTGGCTCG GAAATGAGATTCTCCACAACTTGACCAGCATTGGTCCTGTGAGCTTGAGGGTAGACCTGCGATCCGGAAATGAAACCGCTTATTCTCACTACGCTAACTTTTCCATTGATTCTGAGGAGAATTATTTTGCCCTCACTGCGTCTGGATACACAGGAACAGCAg GTGACTCTATGAAGTACCACAATGATCGTCCGTTCTCAACCCGGGATAAGGATCCTGACTCATTGGGTATCCACTGTTCCCGGGCTTATATGGGAGGCTGGTGGTATAAGAACTGCTACAAAACCAACCTCAATGGCCTTTATGGCATCAACACAAATAATCAG GGAGTGGTGTGGATAGACTGGAAAGGCAAAGACTCCTCCATCCCCTTTACCGAGATGAAGTTTAGACCATCTAGGTTCTCTCCTGCAACACATGGCTAA
- the LOC119136055 gene encoding serine-rich adhesin for platelets-like isoform X1, producing the protein MLFTLGLLLLLTPFASLQTSTNQKRNSAGNALTKTNVAFTVPKQKNSSPAKLTGRPTLNPNINQTVLPTPLPNQKPPVINATVNTRGKPRPTVNSTTVTPSVKTSTASGTVTKKDKLTVSVNQTSLAKSTRGNEVKVIKDNPGRTETFNDQSGSTRSASVNGTKTTQDKLQLNVNQTAFEKSHSDSNGKIAKVKPGPTVVQNAQSISTKSASGTKTTRNKFSASVNQTVVKSPSTGEMKNTKERPAPTVQSPLSTSAKASTTSGSAAVKEKTMVHDNQTVSVKDLKKVPTVTAAKVAATSAPASVKPRITSTADPAVVVKSPSTSDVKNSKLTDQTSADQATVNKAPSDTKVKTAPSQPIKVVIANDCESSNTKEHEMSLKPGTPVVMTHKISLIPTGCTGSCESEMAELKGRLARLEREMSSMKNKCPCSANCPNDCSDNGECQKGKCICKEGFMGPDCSTCARGADCNKREAKGTIKVKLDTEVQKENKERTTMKENIEDRTKMVAQVQLEKKDQKKGTNAKETDTKSKLATTAKLGLANAQINVDASEKRITIKGSTKATVPTVGQILLKHDGRKQEESQKGKTMTSGTKKTEFKIIKEGTVVKSYSKSDQLKDEPHSNITQSGVTNLNGTAKLGKILTRIVATNKTLAGKETKEQFTVTGKNSTQSSGSKQIKNVKLHSVDENTEKQTGTTKVSTVEDIIMDPTKTKQGRYSVTDGKTGHTSTSVVSGDDRKSDASKKTLHSVDGKTGQGRHITTEHSADASKTGRGRDTIKLHPVVAKTDQGRPATTTQVVDNRNIDASKTGKLKIIKTLHSIDGKTEQGRATTTAVRKTEQGRHTVHYVDDRKTDASKTENERDTGAERSGQGSRAHSTDNKNTDAIKTGQGRSTNTVVSVDAKTGKGKDTSTVHTSIDTTDASKIGKGSVTVKSQYIVDASIVATSENKARVSQSQTTTHGGSMTSATKTGGLGSVKVVNISSHSFIISWSAPQGMFKNFTVIRREPQAEGDEEDFQEFEEEAFGGENVQAAKNKMEVQVHKESTSSSSKVIASRSKTETKRIMLAVPGNVRSVEFSNLRTNTRYFLYVYGTAVDRKSKIHKIIATTGPEPATDMVFSNITETSLMVSWSKPKTTITGYTITYTHIVTGETHSVNLDSRQTHVVLSKLSAGSSYIITVTTTQGRVQSDALVSIITTVPAPPTHLRAINVTDTRAVLQWTPSLGKVDRFIISYESSKTPNVTVTVMVSGNSVEHQLRGLQRGTVYTIKVLSQKDSLQSAAITTSFTTANVVKASEVGARSALIVWRSSTVVYHSYRLIYQVVGEEAMELILEPTITEYKLTGLLPMSRYNILVEGERDGHYTSIVTTEFITGKLRFPYPTECSQELLNGALQSGEVDIYPQGKDGQVLRVYCDMETDGGGWTVFQRRMSGKTDFYRTWSEYRTGFGNLSEEFWLGNEILHNLTSIGPVSLRVDLRSGNETAYSHYANFSIDSEENYFALTASGYTGTAGDSMKYHNDRPFSTRDKDPDSLGIHCSRAYMGGWWYKNCYKTNLNGLYGINTNNQGVVWIDWKGKDSSIPFTEMKFRPSRFSPATHG; encoded by the exons ATGTTGTTTACGCTTGGActtctcctccttctcacACCATTTGCTTCACTTCAAACTAGCACCAATCAGAAGAGAAACTCTGCAGGAAATGCCTTGACTAAAACCAATGTTGCTTTCACcgttccaaaacaaaaaaacagcagtcCCGCTAAACTGACCGGTCGTCCCACCCTAAATCCAAACATCAATCAAACAGTTTTACCGACCCCTCTCCCCAACCAAAAACCTCCAGTGATAAACGCTACAGTAAACACCAGAGGTAAACCCAGACCAACCGTAAACTCGACCACTGTGACCCCATCAGTGAAGACATCCACAGCGAGTGGAACTGTAACCAAGAAAGACAAGCTCACAGTGTCAGTTAATCAGACAAGTTTAGCTAAATCCACAAGAGGCAATGAAGTGAAGGTTATAAAGGACAATCCTGGACGTACTGAAACCTTCAATGATCAGTCAGGATCCACAAGGTCAGCATCAGTCAACGGTACGAAAACCACTCAAGACAAACTCCAACTTAATGTCAATCAGACTGCTTTTGAAAAATCTCATTCAGACAGCAATGGGAAGATTGCCAAAGTCAAGCCAGGCCCCACCGTAGTTCAAAATGCTCAGTCAATATCCACAAAGTCAGCCAGCGGGACTAAAACCACCAGAAACAAGTTCTCAGCCTCTGTCAATCAGACTGTTGTGAAATCTCCCTCCACCGGAGAAATGAAGAACACTAAAGAAAGGCCTGCCCCCACAGTCCAAAGTCCTCTCTCAACTTCAGCAAAGGCCTCTACAACCAGCGGTTCTGCagctgtcaaagagaagaccatgGTCCATGATAATCAGACTGTAAGTGTCAAAGATTTGAAGAAGGTTCCAACTGTCACGGCTGCAAAGGTCGCTGCAACCAGTGCCCCAGCAAGTGTAAAACCTCGGATCACATCCACTGCTGATCCTGCAGTTGTGGTCAAATCTCCTTCTACCAGTGATGTGAAGAATTCCAAACTCACAGATCAAACCTCTGCGGACCAGGCAACTGTAAACAAGGCTCCCAGCGATACCAAAGTAAAGACTGCCCCTTCACAGCCAATCAAGGTGGTTATTGCTAATGACTGTGAATCAAGCAACACCAAAGAGCATGAAATGAGCCTAAAACCTGGTACTCCAGTGGTCATGACACATAAGATCAGTTTGATCCCCACTGGCTGTACTGGCAGTTGTGAGTCCGAGATGGCTGAGTTGAAAGGACGCTTGGCCAGGTTGGAGAGAGAGATGTCTTCGATGAAGAACAAAT GTCCATGTTCTGCAAATTGTCCAAATGATTGTAGTGACAATGGAGAATGTCAGAAAGGAAAATGCATCTGCAAGGAAGGATTCATGGGCCCAGACTGCAGTACCTGTGCACGAGGAGCCGACTGTAATAAAA GAGAAGCCAAAGGGACGATCAAGGTAAAATTGGACACAGAGGTCCAGAAAGAGaataaagaaagaaccactatGAAGGAAAATATAGAGGACAGAACAAAAATGGTAGCGCAGGTGCAACTGGAAAAGAAGGACCAGAAGAAGGGGACTAATGCCAAGGAGACTGACACGAAATCAAAGTTAGCCACTACTGCAAAATTAGGTCTTGCAAATGCACAAATAAATGTGGATGCTTCTGAGAAGAGAATTACGATAAAAGGTTCCACAAAGGCCACTGTCCCTACTGTTGGCCAGATTTTGCTGAAGCATGATGGCAGAAAGCAAGAGGAGTCCCAAAAAGGCAAAACTATGACATCAGGTACAAAAAAGACAGAGTTTAAAATTATCAAAGAAGGAACCGTGGttaaatcatattcaaaatcaGATCAACTCAAAGATGAACCTCACTCCAACATAACCCAGAGTGGTGTCACTAATTTAAACGGAACGGCGAAATTAGGAAAAATTCTTACCAGGATTGTGGCAACAAACAAAACCTTGGCTGGAAAGGAGACCAAGGAGCAGTTCACAGTCACTGGAAAGAATTCAACTCAATCATCAGGGTCAAAGcagattaaaaatgtaaaattgcaCTCTGTTGATGAAAACACTGAAAAACAGACCGGTACTACAAAAGTGTCTACTGTTGAAGACATAATCATGGATCCTaccaaaaccaaacaaggGAGATATTCAGTAACGGATGGTAAAACCGGACATACGTCCACATCTGTGGTCTCTGGTGATGACAGAAAATCAGATGCGAGCAAGAAAACTTTGCATTCTGTTGATGGCAAAACCGGACAAGGCAGACATATTACAACCGAGCACTCTGCCGATGCTAGCAAGACTGGAAGAGGGAGGGATACCATCAAATTGCATCCTGTTGTTGCCAAGACTGATCAAGGCAGACCTGCTACGACTACCCAGGTGGTGGACAACAGAAACATAGATGCTAGTAAGACTGGGAAATTGAAAATCATTAAAACTTTGCACTCTATTGATGGCAAGACTGAACAAGGCAGAGCAACTACAACTGCCGTTCGTAAGACTGAACAAGGCAGACATACTGTGCATTACGTTGATGACAGGAAGACAGATGCTAGCAAGACTGAAAATGAGAGAGATACTGGAGCAGAGCGTTCTG GACAAGGCAGTCGTGCGCACTCTactgacaacaaaaacacagatgCTATCAAAACTGGGCAAGGTAGGAGTACCAATACAGTGGTCTCTGTAGATGCCAAAACTGGAAAAGGAAAAGATACTTCAACTGTACATACTTCTATCGATACCACAGATGCAAGCAAGATAGGAAAAGGGAGTGTCACAGTGAAGAGTCAATACATCGTGGATGCCTCGATTGTAGCTACTTCAGAGAACAAAGCTCGAGTTTCCCAGAGCCAAACAACTACCCATGGCGGCTCTATGACGAGTGCCACAAAAACAGGAGGGTTGGGTTCTGTGAAGGTTGTAAACATCTCTTCCCATAGCTTCATCATCTCATGGTCAGCACCACAAGGAATGTTCAAGAACTTCACAGTGATTAGAAGAGAACCACAAGCAGAAGGCGATGAGGAGGACTTTCAAGAGTTTGAAGAGGAAGCTTTTGGGGGAGAGAATGTTCAggcagcaaaaaacaaaatggaggtcCAGGTACACAAGGAGAGCACTTCCTCTTCAAGTAAAGTTATAGCATCAAGAAGTAAAACAGAAACCAAGAGGATCATGCTGGCGGTGCCTGGCAATGTGCGATCTGTGGAGTTTAGTAACCTTCGCACAAACACGCGCTATTTCCTATACGTATATGGAACTGCAGTGGACAGAAAATCCAAGATTCACAAAATTATTGCAACTACAG GTCCTGAGCCAGCCACAGATATGGTTTTTAGCAACATAACAGAGACATCATTGATGGTCTCATGGTCCAAACCCAAGACGACAATAACGGGCTACACAATCACGTACACCCACATTGTCACAG gtGAGACCCATTCAGTAAATCTGGACTCCCGACAGACTCATGTGGTTCTTTCCAAGTTGTCTGCTGGATCTTCCTATATAATCACTGTCACCACAACACAAGGCAGAGTCCAGAGTGATGCTCTTGTGTCCATTATCACaacag TTCCCGCACCACCAACCCACCTCCGGGCTATCAATGTGACAGACACCAGAGCAGTGCTGCAATGGACTCCCAGTTTGGGCAAGGTAGACCGTTTCATCATCAGCTACGAATCCTCCAAGA CTCCTAATGTAACCGTGACGGTGATGGTGTCAGGAAACTCAGTGGAGCACCAGCTGAGAGGCCTGCAGAGAGGCACCGTGTACACCATCAAAGTCCTGAGCCAGAAGGACAGTCTTCAGAGTGCAGCCATTACAACTAGTTTCACAACTGCAAATG TGGTCAAAGCCAGCGAAGTGGGTGCACGTTCTGCTTTGATTGTTTGGAGAAGTTCTACTGTGGTTTATCACAGCTACAGACTGATCTACCAAGTGGTTGGAGAGGAGGCAATG GAGTTAATTCTGGAGCCCACCATCACGGAGTATAAACTGACAGGGCTATTACCGATGTCACGCTATAACATTCTGGTAGAAGGCGAGAGAGATGGACATTACACGTCAATTGTTACCACGGAATTCATCACAG GGAAGCTGCGTTTCCCCTACCCGACTGAGTGCTCTCAAGAGCTGCTGAATGGAGCTCTTCAGTCTGGAGAGGTAGACATCTACCCCCAGGGGAAAGATGGCCAGGTCCTGAGAGTCTACTGCGACATGGAGACTGATGGAGGCGGTTGGACG gtgTTCCAAAGAAGAATGAGTGGAAAAACTGATTTCTACAGGACCTGGAGTGAATACAGAACCGGTTTTGGAAACCTTAGTGAAGAGTTCTGGCTCG GAAATGAGATTCTCCACAACTTGACCAGCATTGGTCCTGTGAGCTTGAGGGTAGACCTGCGATCCGGAAATGAAACCGCTTATTCTCACTACGCTAACTTTTCCATTGATTCTGAGGAGAATTATTTTGCCCTCACTGCGTCTGGATACACAGGAACAGCAg GTGACTCTATGAAGTACCACAATGATCGTCCGTTCTCAACCCGGGATAAGGATCCTGACTCATTGGGTATCCACTGTTCCCGGGCTTATATGGGAGGCTGGTGGTATAAGAACTGCTACAAAACCAACCTCAATGGCCTTTATGGCATCAACACAAATAATCAG GGAGTGGTGTGGATAGACTGGAAAGGCAAAGACTCCTCCATCCCCTTTACCGAGATGAAGTTTAGACCATCTAGGTTCTCTCCTGCAACACATGGCTAA